A window from Camelus dromedarius isolate mCamDro1 chromosome 9, mCamDro1.pat, whole genome shotgun sequence encodes these proteins:
- the LOC105096730 gene encoding zinc finger protein 181 isoform X5, producing the protein MVQNYENLVSLAGLSIPKPYVIALLEEGKDPWMVERKLSTGMFPDWESRWENKELSMKEDICDEDSPQTVIMEKIIKQSHEFSNFNKDLDYIEKLEGKCENQVEHFRPVTLTFRESPTGENVYKCSTLRSIFHLKSVLSEPQRISAEGKSHKHDVFQKNIPTNSVLNNENVNGGKKLLNSNESMTAFSQSKSLALHQTYNREKIYTCSECGKSFGKQSILNRHWRIHTGEKPYECHECGKTFSHGSSLTRHQISHSGEKPYKCIECGKAFSHVSSLTNHQSTHTGEKPYECMNCGKAFSRVSHLIEHLRIHTQEKLYECRICGKAFIHRSSLIHHQKIHTGEKPYECSECGKAFCCSSHLTRHQRIHAIEKQFECNKCLKVFSSLSFLIQHQSIHSEEKPFECQKCRKSFNQPESLNMHLRNHTRLKPYECSICGKAFSHRSSLLQHHRIHTGEKPYECIKCGKTFSCSSNLTVHQRIHTGEKPYKCNECGKAFSKGSNLTAHQRVHNGEKPGSTVSVEKPLSHMNHYSCERSYKRETV; encoded by the exons ATGGTCCAGAATTATGAGAACCTGGTATCTCTAG CAGGTCTTTCCATACCTAAGCCATATGTGATTGCTTTATTGGAGGAAGGCAAAGATCCTTGGATGGTGGAGAGAAAACTGTCAACAGGTATGTTTCCAG ATTGGGAATCgagatgggaaaacaaagaattatCAATGAAGGAGGATATTTGTGATGAAGATTCACCCCAAACGgtaataatggaaaaaattataaaacaaagtcatgaattttcaaattttaacaagGACTTGGATTATATAGAGAAGTTGGAGGGCAAGTGTGAAAACCAGGTAGAACATTTCAGACCAGTGACCCTCACCTTTAGAGAAAGTCCCACTggggaaaatgtttacaaatgcaGTACACTTAGAAGCATCTTCCATTTAAAGTCTGTTCTTTCTGAACCACAGAGAATTTCTGCTGAAGGAAAGTCACATAAACATGATGTATTTCAGAAGAACATACCAACAAATTCAGTTTTAAACAACGAGAATGTCAATGgtggaaagaaacttttgaaTTCTAATGAAAGTATGACAGCCTTCAGCCAAAGCAAATCTCTTGCCCTTCACCAGACTTATAACAGAGAGAAAATCTATACATgtagtgaatgtgggaaatcctttGGTAAACAGTCAATCCTTAATCGCCATTGGAGAATTCATACAGGAGAAAAACCGTACGAATGTCATGAATGTGGGAAGACTTTTAGCCATGGCTCATCCCTTACTCGACATCAAATAAGCCACAGTGGAGAGAAACCTTACAAGTGTAttgaatgtgggaaggcctttagtCATGTTTCATCACTTACTAATCATCAAAGcactcacactggagagaaaccataTGAATGTATGAACTGTGGAAAGGCTTTTAGTCGTGTTTCACATCTTATTGAACATCTGAGAATTCATACTCAAGAAAAACTCTATGAATGTCGAatatgtgggaaggccttcattCACAGGTCATCTCTCATTCACCATCAGaaaattcatactggagagaaaccttatgaatgtagtgaatgtggaaaagccttttGCTGTAGCTCACACCTTACTCGACATCAAAGAATTCATGCTATAGAGAAACAATTTGAATGCAACAAATGTCTGAAAGTCTTTAGCAGCCTCTCATTTCTTATTCAGCATCAGAGTATTCATTCTGAAGAAAAACCCTTTGAATGTCAAAAATGCAGGAAATCCTTCAACCAGCCTGAGTCACTGAATATGCATCTGAGAAATCACACTAGATTGAAACCTTATGAATGCAGTatatgtgggaaagccttcagtcaTAGGTCATCCCTGCTTCAACATCacagaattcatactggagagaaaccttacgAATGTATTAAATGTGGGAAGACGTTCAGCTGTAGTTCAAACCTTACTGtgcatcagagaattcatactggagaaaagccatataaatgtaatgaatgtgggaaagcttttAGCAAAGGCTCAAATCTTACTGCCCATCAGAGAGTACATAACGGAGAAAAACCCGGTAGTACAGTAAGTGTGGAAAAGCCTTTAAGCCACATGAATCACTATTCATGTGAAAGATCGTATAAGAGAGAAACTGTATAA